The Penaeus monodon isolate SGIC_2016 chromosome 1, NSTDA_Pmon_1, whole genome shotgun sequence DNA window agttttaacACACTGTTGGAGCCGGGGTTCAGAAATTGTTGTTGGGGATCAGAGTCACCTAAATCTCTGGGCACAGAGAGGAGTTCCACAGGTATTTGGAATGTGCATCCTTTATTATCCTTCATAATTTTCaaagtttgcttttattttatcttttttgttggaATTCTTGCTattcttgcttctcctcctcatccccatcagTTATCCTCATGATTTAGcccttctacttttccttcttatccttgtctttttatcttctttatatacCATCCCCTCACTTTtcctaagaatatatatatgaggagatcACTTTTCTAtcaccttcataaaaaaaaaaaaaaaaaaaaaatgcaatttgtaatttgatatgatgatattttttgtttcagtATTACACATATAGCTTTCTCTTTCCTGCAATAcaggatattaatatttttctttttagtgtttaatatttttcttcagatTGGTAGTATCCATCATCGAACCATTAAAAACCATCCAGATGGGACTTTTTCATTACAAGAATTGCGATCACTAGTTCGAGATGATGACCCACACTGGCCTGTCACAACCCTAGTGTGTGTGGAGAATACCCACAACTTGATGGGAGGGAAGGCTCTACCTCTCCAGTGGCTCGATGATGTGAGTCACTAAAGAAACAGAATTATGCACCTTCTGTCATGCTTTAATTTGAAATTCTAaacattgtatttttgtatatgtttatactgaTTTTCTTCTGTCAACAATTCAACAATTAAATTCTAAAAAATTGGCATTTATATATTTGGAATACGAACATTTTACCAAAATTGAACTAATCTCAATGGTATACAATAATTTTACTGTAGTACTGCCTTAATGGTATTTACCAACTTTTCCTGTCTTTCATTAATCTTTTACCCAAAGCTTGGAGCTCTGTGCAGTGAGATGAACTTGCTATTACACATGGATGGAGCTCGATTAGTCAATGCTTCAGTTGCTCTAGGGATGAGCCCTGCACGACTGGTGCAGTCATGTGACTCTGCAACTCTGTGTCTTAACAAGGGCCTTGGAGCACCTATGGGATCTCTTGTTGTGGGCACCAAAGAATTTATAGCAAGGTTTGTATTTTGACTGATTTCATTCATTTGGTAGATCCTGGTAAAGTAAAGAGAAGATTTGATTCGTTACTGTTAAGTGGTGTAACTACAAGAATTATGgttgtttcttttaaaaatattttgtatgttcAGCTTTGTTAATCCTGTGACTGTTATTTGAGCCAATTTtgtcatgtagtatatatatgtaccttatCCTTGAAGTAACTAATTTCATTGCTGAAAGTTACTGTCATGCAATACTTGTGCTTTTTTATCCAGATACTATTACTGTGCATTCCTTAACCATTGATTTATAACTACTCCATAGATCTTATGGTTTATGGAATGAAAAATAATCTCCTAAATgactgttttttatttgttttgcagtATTCTGAATAGTATGAATGCTTTAAATAAATTTCGAAAAATAAATTGTGAGGATATTAATGTTCTTTGGTATGGTATGATTTTTactaaatcaaatgaaaaaaataaaaataattattttattaatgttaggCCAGATTTGAAGATGGAAGAAgcctataataataactaataacaataataataatgataataataattactgttactgttattattattattttgggaaatACAAACTTTctgttttattactttcttttctacctttctctttttcttactattgtcTGAACTTTCTTTAAGATTCGTTCAATGCAAATATTGACAGAGCCATAAGAGTAAGAAAAGTATTGGGAGGTGGCTTACATCAGGCAGGAATGTTTGCTGCAGCTGGTATATATGCTCTTGACCATGTAACTCCAAGATTGTCTTGGGATCACACACATGCCAGAGCAGTTGCACAGAGTAAGCactgtttatgttttgtgtgattATGAATAGAGTGAGTCTGGTTTTGACATTTCGAAAATTGTAAGTTGATTTATTtgtggttttattgtgtatattacaAAATGCTTTTTGTCTTAGGTGTTTCAGAAGAGCATAGTAGCGCAGTCACAGTAGATCTTAAGGATGTTCAGACAAATGTTGTCATGCTTCATTGTGATAATATCAGAGTCAATGCTAAGAAGCTGTGCCAGAGACTTTCTTCTGTGAGTAtaaatttctgttttgttttatgtcttatcacttttttttgcCACAGTTTTGACATTTTAGGATAGGAAAATATTACCTTATGAATATGTCTCTGCTAGACACTGTTAGTATATAGCAtccaaaattaaagaaattaaaattttaccaaagaagaatatttatcataattattgggaAGTAAAAAGTAAACTAGTATGAATAGTAGATCACTTTTGTATCCGTTCTTATTTATAAATGCTTAAACAGCCAGGAGGGAGATGAGCCATGGTGATGATTTTTATGGAGCTTTGAAATGATATAGTAATTAACACATCTACAGTATTAatatgatacatttttttatcaggtaacagacacagaaacagatgaCCTCGGAGAACAAGTGATAGTGCTGATGTCTCCTGTGTCTGATACAGCAGTCAGGCTTATGACACATTGTGATGTTAAAAAGGAAGATGTAAAGGCAGTCATTAAGAAGCTTAAATATATAATTCGGGAGTATGACAATATGATGTATTTGGAATACAAGATTAGTGTATAAGATTTAAATCTTACATCagcacccttattattattatttttttttgtgagtttcttTATTGTATTGTAAGTAACTGATAAATGTTAATATCTAcagtattaattttattcatatatgatacATTGTTTGAGTGATTACTTCACTGATGTTAAAGTTTTACTGAGAGTTTTTCTTGTTACTATATGCATTTAGGTATAgttcacacatatttttataacaGTGATTTCTGTTCATGAAGATTAATTAATGTATTGTTTCTGAAATTTTAATTCTTTGAATTGTATGTGATTAACAAAATACCTGAAACTTAAAGGAACATATAGTCAGAATGAATTTGCACATATAATGAAAAAGACTCAAGAGCTGTGATATTTAATGATGATTGTGCCTTTTAAATGTTC harbors:
- the LOC119574093 gene encoding probable low-specificity L-threonine aldolase 2, encoding MEDSPTPSVGTCVKKEVIVANMKADYIPHSIEVTHFATASMEGQGLSIPSLDDSENVPAEMVVSVEEQVHNSSEAEDAELKHRPDKKRKIRVYSQKFRKDWLHLREFQGWLAEGSAVERAYCTVCNKELTAGKSELLKHAMGKKHKKRMAEAGSHVTVSSDLSSVLDETGIPHVLRIVDMRSDTVTQPSREMKEAMFDAPVGDDVFSEDSTVKALEEKVAKLLEKEAALYVPSGTMANLVCVLTHCWSRGSEIVVGDQSHLNLWAQRGVPQIGSIHHRTIKNHPDGTFSLQELRSLVRDDDPHWPVTTLVCVENTHNLMGGKALPLQWLDDLGALCSEMNLLLHMDGARLVNASVALGMSPARLVQSCDSATLCLNKGLGAPMGSLVVGTKEFIARAIRVRKVLGGGLHQAGMFAAAGIYALDHVTPRLSWDHTHARAVAQSVSEEHSSAVTVDLKDVQTNVVMLHCDNIRVNAKKLCQRLSSVTDTETDDLGEQVIVLMSPVSDTAVRLMTHCDVKKEDVKAVIKKLKYIIREYDNMMYLEYKISV